One region of Faecalibacter bovis genomic DNA includes:
- the rpmI gene encoding 50S ribosomal protein L35 → MPKLKTKSGAKKRFKLTGTGKIKRKHAFKSHILTKKETKQKRNLTQTGLVDAADVKSVKSQLALR, encoded by the coding sequence ATGCCAAAATTAAAAACAAAATCTGGAGCGAAAAAACGTTTCAAATTAACAGGAACTGGTAAAATTAAAAGAAAACACGCTTTTAAAAGCCACATCTTAACTAAAAAAGAGACTAAACAAAAACGTAACTTAACTCAAACAGGATTAGTTGATGCTGCTGATGTTAAGTCTGTAAAGTCTCAATTAGCTTTAAGATAA
- a CDS encoding nitrilase-related carbon-nitrogen hydrolase, whose amino-acid sequence MQQDKKLKISLIQYDVIWEDAKANHDYLDKILENHQTDIILLPEMFASGFSMAVDQIGEKPFGPTFQWMEQKAKELNCAVAGSVSTLENDKYFNRFYFVTPNSGIYMYDKKHLFSYGKEATVYSAGDKIVTIEYKGWKIRPIVCYDLRFPVWIRNTEENPYDLLLCNASWPKARREAWITLLKARAMENMAYVAGVNRTGIDGYDLEYKGDSHLFDTLGEDLEVINSHPEILQFEIDKEKQDKTRKHFNFLNDRDSFYFG is encoded by the coding sequence ATGCAGCAGGATAAAAAATTAAAAATAAGCCTAATTCAGTACGATGTAATTTGGGAAGATGCAAAAGCTAACCACGATTATTTAGATAAAATCTTAGAAAATCATCAAACAGATATAATTCTTTTACCAGAAATGTTTGCTTCAGGATTTTCGATGGCTGTAGATCAGATAGGTGAAAAACCTTTCGGACCAACATTTCAATGGATGGAACAAAAAGCGAAAGAGTTAAATTGTGCTGTTGCAGGAAGTGTATCTACGTTAGAAAATGATAAATATTTTAATCGTTTTTACTTCGTAACACCAAATAGTGGGATTTATATGTACGATAAAAAACACTTATTTTCTTATGGGAAAGAAGCCACAGTTTACTCTGCTGGAGATAAAATTGTAACGATTGAATACAAAGGTTGGAAAATTAGACCAATTGTTTGTTACGATCTACGTTTCCCAGTTTGGATTCGCAATACAGAAGAAAATCCGTACGATTTATTGCTGTGTAATGCAAGTTGGCCTAAAGCTCGTCGAGAAGCATGGATTACGCTTTTAAAAGCGCGTGCGATGGAAAACATGGCGTATGTAGCCGGAGTAAATAGAACGGGAATTGATGGCTATGATTTAGAATATAAAGGCGATTCTCATTTGTTTGATACCTTGGGAGAAGATTTAGAAGTCATAAATTCTCATCCCGAAATCTTACAATTCGAAATTGATAAAGAAAAACAAGATAAAACACGTAAACATTTTAATTTCTTAAATGATCGTGATTCCTTTTATTTTGGTTAA
- a CDS encoding phosphatase PAP2 family protein — MNSKDLIQNIWPFFIVFFCYNFIALAMTQYFGRDDFHLIVNQFHTPFLDTFFKFYTDYGTTGFLFVLITYIAYKSNWITLGYALITEGIASLINTLVKKTYFKHVHRPSYYFNQKHIDLYLIEGDRLQIPYTFPSGHTLLAVIIAMTLCTMIKNRVLQFIIALHFPLIAFSRIYLSKHFAIDTIGGAMLGFFTFILVYYILNNLNKDFLYKPIIKRKNAAG; from the coding sequence ATGAATTCTAAGGATTTAATCCAAAACATTTGGCCATTCTTCATTGTCTTTTTCTGCTACAATTTTATAGCATTAGCTATGACACAATATTTTGGCCGAGATGATTTTCATTTAATCGTAAATCAATTTCATACTCCATTTTTAGACACTTTCTTTAAATTTTATACCGATTACGGTACAACAGGTTTCCTTTTTGTACTTATTACATACATCGCATATAAAAGCAATTGGATAACGTTAGGTTATGCATTAATAACTGAAGGTATTGCTTCTTTGATCAATACATTGGTAAAGAAAACGTATTTTAAACACGTACATCGACCATCATATTATTTCAATCAAAAACATATCGATTTATATTTAATTGAAGGTGATCGATTACAAATTCCTTACACATTTCCATCAGGACACACATTGTTGGCGGTTATAATTGCAATGACATTATGTACCATGATAAAAAATAGAGTCTTACAATTTATCATTGCACTGCATTTCCCTCTGATTGCATTCAGCCGAATTTACTTATCTAAACACTTTGCAATTGATACAATTGGTGGTGCTATGCTTGGTTTCTTCACTTTTATTTTAGTATATTATATCTTAAATAATTTAAATAAAGACTTTCTTTACAAACCCATAATTAAACGAAAAAATGCAGCAGGATAA
- the rplT gene encoding 50S ribosomal protein L20 produces the protein MPRSVNAVASRARRKRVLKLAKGYFGRRKNVWTVAKNAVEKGLQYAYRDRRQKKRNFRALWIQRINAGARLHGMSYSQFMGATKKAGIELNRKVLADLAMNHPEAFKAIVEKVK, from the coding sequence ATGCCAAGATCAGTAAATGCTGTAGCGTCAAGAGCGCGTAGAAAAAGAGTTTTAAAACTTGCTAAAGGATATTTCGGAAGACGTAAAAACGTTTGGACTGTTGCTAAAAATGCAGTAGAAAAAGGTTTACAATACGCTTACCGTGATAGACGTCAAAAGAAAAGAAATTTCCGTGCGTTATGGATTCAAAGAATTAACGCAGGTGCAAGATTACACGGAATGTCTTATTCTCAATTCATGGGAGCTACTAAAAAGGCAGGTATCGAATTAAACCGTAAAGTATTAGCGGATTTAGCGATGAACCACCCAGAAGCTTTCAAAGCAATCGTAGAAAAAGTAAAATAA